From a single Poecilia reticulata strain Guanapo linkage group LG2, Guppy_female_1.0+MT, whole genome shotgun sequence genomic region:
- the nufip1 gene encoding FMR1-interacting protein NUFIP1 gives MGDSERYPPPDFSCPPPNFMQQPQPQQQPRSSSFHPSMWSWGQTPFEPSWGQGGYYHGQANGPAYYGPKPQFNQHFGGERYQAGYPGGRQSYRPPYQQGKKQRNKKEPEFSHYCDTCDRGFKNQQKYDEHVLQHVKCSVPDCNFMAHVKLVAIHWENSHAPGAKRIKLDTPEEIAKWREERRKNYPTIQNIERKKRVMEVREQIGGVLETTQFGRMRGRGRGRGRGRGHGWANRGPLPLNDTAAETPKPLNHLSTGGDPLGVLASTDQDSDKEEPSSAGLVVAPKQMSSALGSLLANYGSMSESDEEPEDVPVLRAKEVVRENETLLNKVTPTSEDSPCSKHVEKPSETRTVPQPTSGPGMWNERRGGGRRGGRGQRHRVTPQSRRATLLEMLLAPDIRHERNVLLQCVRYVVRNHFFGLENGSQDREEMNQENLTVSATSELEEEPVSRSDSNVHDERHFETLIVPDSRDIEGLGSESAERTEESSRESVQSIEEKTASAHNSQDPTSTNNIKSKSNVYDDEIWEMDGCSLK, from the exons ATGGGTGATTCTGAACGTTACCCTCCCCCGGACTTCAGCTGTCCTCCACCGAACTTCATGCAACAGccgcagccgcagcagcagccccGCTCCAGCAGCTTCCACCCCAGCATGTGGAGCTGGGGACAAACGCCCTTTGAGCCCAGCTGGGGCCAAGGCGGCTACTATCACGGCCAAGCGAATGGACCTGCTTACTATGGACCTAAACCACAATTCA ATCAGCATTTTGGCGGTGAGCGGTATCAAGCTGGATATCCCGGTGGCAGACAGAGCTACAGACCTCCCTATCAACAAGGCAAAAAG CAAAGAAACAAGAAGGAGCCGGAGTTTTCCCATTACTGCGACACCTGTGACCGGGGCTTTAAGAACCAGCAGAAATACGACGAGCACGTTTTGCAGCATGTCAAG TGTTCTGTACCTGACTGCAACTTCATGGCTCATGTAAAGCTGGTTGCCATTCACTGGGAGAAC AGCCACGCACCAGGGGCCAAAAGAATCAAGCTGGATACTCCAGAAGAGATTGCTAAATGGAGAGAGGAGAGGCGCAA AAACTACCCGACAATTCAGAATATcgagaggaagaaaagagtcATGGAGGTGCGGGAGCAGATCGGAGGCGTTCTTGAAACGACTCAGTTTGG GCGCATgagaggcagagggagaggCAGAGGCAGAGGTCGAGGTCATGGTTGGGCTAACAGAGGGCCCCTCCCATTAAACGACACTGCTGCAGAGACCCCCAAACCTCTTAACCATCTCTCCACGGGGGGAGACCCACTAGGAGTGCTGGCCAGTACTGACCAAG aTTCAGACAAAGAGGAGCCCAGTTCGGCTGGCCTGGTTGTGGCCCCGAAACAGATGAGCTCAGCCCTTGGGTCATTACTGGCTAACTACGGTTCTATGAGTGAAAGCGACGAGGAGCCAGAAG ATGTCCCCGTTCTGAGAGCCAAAGAAGTTGTCAGAGAAAACGAGACCCTGCTAAACAAAGTGACACCAACTTCCGAGGACAGTCCGTGCTCTAAACACGTGGAAAAGCCCAGCGAGACTCGGACAGTTCCTCAACCAACCTCTGGCCCTGGCATGTGGAatgagagaagaggaggagggaggagaggaggaaggggaCAAAGACACAGAGTCACGCCTCAGTCACGCCGCGCGACTTTACTGGAAATG TTACTGGCCCCAGACATCCGCCACGAGAGGAATGTTCTGCTGCAGTGTGTACGATATGTTGTCCGCAACCACTTTTTCGGGCTGGAAAACGGATCTCAGGACCGAGAGGAGATGAATCAGGAAAACTTGACAGTTTCTGCAACCAGTGAACTTGAAGAAGAGCCCGTGTCCCGATCAGACTCCAATGTTCACGATGAGAGACATTTTGAAACTCTGATTGTCCCGGACAGCAGAGATATTGAAGGTTTAGGCAGTGAATCTGCTGAAAGAACTGAAGAAAGTTCTAGAGAGTCTGTCCAAAGTATTGAAGAAAAGACTGCCTCGGCCCACAACAGTCAAGATCCCACCAGCACAAATAATATCAAGTCTAAATCTAATGTCTATGATGATGAAATATGGGAAATGGATGGCTGttctttgaaataa